A window from Streptomyces sp. NBC_00271 encodes these proteins:
- a CDS encoding L-idonate 5-dehydrogenase, with protein sequence MLGCVIHGQGDLRVDELPVPSAGPGEALVAVRYGGVCGSDLHYWRHGGVGDFRLREPMVLGHEVVGTVLSYGDGATGPAPGTAVAVHPATPCGVCPECADGRANVCRDTRYLGSAARTPHVQGGFAAQVVVPARQLRELPAGLPLRRAALAEPLSVALHAVRRAGAVQDRHVLVTGAGPIGCLVVAAAKAAGAARVTVTDLLPQALSYAVAAGADAVVRADDPADPGWPTEVDVAVEASGVAAGLDTCLRLVRRGGVVVQLGMLPPGQSPFAGNLVVSREIELRGAFRFDEEFDDALVLLAAEPRFDSLVSAVVPLAAAESAFTLAADRSRSCKVLLDFEVQ encoded by the coding sequence ATGCTCGGCTGTGTGATTCACGGGCAGGGTGACCTGCGGGTCGACGAACTGCCGGTCCCCTCCGCCGGGCCCGGCGAGGCACTCGTCGCCGTCCGGTACGGCGGGGTGTGCGGGTCGGACCTCCACTACTGGCGGCACGGCGGCGTCGGGGACTTCCGGCTGCGCGAGCCGATGGTGCTGGGCCACGAGGTCGTGGGGACGGTGCTGTCGTACGGCGACGGGGCCACCGGTCCCGCGCCGGGTACGGCCGTGGCGGTGCACCCGGCGACCCCGTGCGGGGTGTGCCCGGAGTGCGCCGACGGGCGGGCGAACGTCTGCCGGGACACCCGCTACCTGGGCAGCGCGGCGCGCACCCCGCATGTGCAGGGCGGGTTCGCCGCCCAAGTGGTGGTGCCCGCCCGGCAGTTGAGGGAGCTGCCCGCGGGGCTCCCGCTGCGGCGGGCGGCGCTCGCCGAGCCGCTCTCGGTGGCGCTGCACGCCGTCCGACGGGCCGGTGCGGTGCAGGACCGGCATGTCCTGGTGACGGGGGCCGGGCCCATCGGCTGTCTCGTGGTGGCCGCCGCGAAGGCCGCGGGCGCGGCCCGGGTGACCGTGACGGACCTGCTGCCGCAGGCGTTGTCGTACGCCGTCGCGGCGGGTGCGGACGCGGTGGTACGGGCCGACGATCCCGCCGATCCCGGGTGGCCGACGGAGGTCGACGTGGCCGTCGAGGCGTCCGGGGTGGCAGCGGGCCTCGACACCTGCCTGCGCCTGGTGCGGCGCGGCGGGGTCGTCGTCCAGCTCGGCATGCTGCCGCCGGGACAGAGCCCGTTCGCGGGGAACCTGGTGGTGAGCCGGGAGATCGAGCTGCGGGGCGCGTTCCGCTTCGACGAGGAGTTCGACGACGCGCTGGTCCTGCTCGCGGCCGAGCCGCGCTTCGACTCCCTGGTCAGCGCGGTGGTCCCGCTCGCCGCGGCGGAGTCGGCGTTCACCCTGGCCGCGGACCGCAGCCGCTCGTGCAAGGTACTGCTGGACTTCGAGGTCCAGTAG
- a CDS encoding cytochrome b/b6 domain-containing protein → MHPRVDDTPTLAAPAPRVRRFSHAERWVHRVTALLMGICVATAACLYLPMFAELVGRRELVVRIHEWAGLMLPVPVLAGLVSRAFRADLGRLNRWGPHDRTWLRAALRRDRRPSSRPAAKFNAGQKTYAAWITGATLVMLGTGLLMWFTHLAPLMWRTSATFVHDWLALTIGVVLAGHIGMALGDPEARRGLRTGSVSREWAEREHPLWRP, encoded by the coding sequence ATGCACCCACGAGTTGACGACACCCCGACCCTCGCCGCGCCCGCGCCGCGCGTACGGCGCTTCAGCCACGCCGAGCGCTGGGTGCACCGCGTGACCGCCCTGCTGATGGGGATCTGCGTGGCGACGGCGGCGTGCCTGTACCTTCCGATGTTCGCCGAGCTCGTCGGCCGCCGTGAGCTGGTGGTCAGGATCCACGAGTGGGCGGGCCTGATGCTCCCGGTACCGGTCCTGGCGGGCCTGGTCTCCCGCGCCTTCCGCGCGGACCTGGGCCGCCTCAACCGCTGGGGCCCGCACGACCGTACGTGGCTGCGCGCGGCGCTACGACGGGACCGGCGCCCTTCGTCCCGACCCGCGGCCAAGTTCAACGCGGGCCAGAAGACCTACGCCGCCTGGATCACCGGCGCGACCCTGGTCATGCTCGGCACCGGGCTGCTGATGTGGTTCACCCACCTCGCCCCCCTGATGTGGCGGACCTCGGCGACCTTCGTCCACGACTGGCTGGCGCTCACGATCGGTGTCGTCCTCGCGGGCCACATCGGCATGGCCCTCGGCGACCCGGAGGCCCGCCGCGGCCTGCGCACGGGCTCGGTGAGCCGCGAGTGGGCGGAGCGCGAGCATCCCCTCTGGCGGCCCTAG
- a CDS encoding molybdopterin-dependent oxidoreductase, with amino-acid sequence MNPEQSPRRGPDRPRERPPEDPEASGAPIGRRLLLGTLGLGAFGVLAAPTLQRGLESLFADDPTGLTGLLPNGGGFRYYSVTSSVPHKDASNYRLTIDGLVDHPRSYTLADLKALPQTRIVHDVQCVTGWRVPGTPFEGVRLSHLLDAAGVQTKGRAIRFTCFDGAYTESLTLQQARRPDILVAHRMQDKPLGHNHGGPVRLYVAPMYFYKSAKWLSGITVTEDVRPGYWEDRGYDVDAWVGRSNGRDDAPTS; translated from the coding sequence GTGAACCCTGAACAGTCCCCACGGCGGGGACCGGACCGGCCCCGGGAACGCCCGCCGGAGGACCCGGAAGCCTCCGGTGCGCCCATCGGCCGCCGGCTCCTGCTCGGCACGCTCGGACTCGGTGCCTTCGGCGTGCTGGCCGCGCCCACCCTGCAGCGCGGCCTGGAGTCCCTCTTCGCCGACGACCCCACGGGGCTGACCGGCCTGCTCCCCAACGGCGGCGGTTTCCGCTACTACTCGGTGACCTCCTCCGTCCCGCACAAGGACGCGTCGAACTACCGCCTCACCATCGACGGCCTGGTCGACCACCCGCGCAGCTACACGCTGGCCGACCTCAAGGCCCTGCCGCAGACCCGGATCGTGCACGACGTCCAGTGCGTCACGGGCTGGCGGGTGCCCGGCACCCCCTTCGAAGGCGTACGGCTGTCCCATCTCCTGGACGCCGCCGGGGTCCAGACGAAGGGCCGCGCGATCCGCTTCACGTGCTTCGACGGGGCGTACACCGAGAGCCTCACGCTCCAGCAGGCCCGGCGCCCCGACATCCTGGTGGCCCACCGCATGCAGGACAAGCCCCTCGGCCACAACCACGGCGGCCCGGTCCGCCTCTACGTCGCCCCCATGTACTTCTACAAGTCCGCCAAGTGGCTCTCCGGCATCACCGTCACCGAGGACGTCCGTCCCGGGTACTGGGAGGACCGTGGCTACGACGTGGACGCGTGGGTCGGCCGTTCGAACGGACGCGACGATGCACCCACGAGTTGA